The sequence below is a genomic window from Gouania willdenowi chromosome 12, fGouWil2.1, whole genome shotgun sequence.
AATTCTTCCTAACTTTTGCTTTCTTCTGCGGGCCAATTTTAGTGTTCTAAAGGGTCCAGATTTGGTCCAAGGGCATTTAGTTTGAAACATGTGCTTGTACTAACAAGGGTTCTCagccttggggtcaggaccccatttggggtcgtgtgTCCCCTGTGGAGGAAGACgctagatgccttcaagaaactaagaatatctTTTTTGagccctttttctgcaaccacaccaaacttgacatattttaacctgttttcatcactttttgttgccataattttgctccttttaatgcatttttgctacattactccaatttcagccatttctccatcaaatttcaataccttttctgcacatttttttttcactgtcaagacattttctgtacttttaaacacttgccacgacttttcccacctaatgtcacatatgttgacccattattgttacttttaacatcttttcaccacGTCATGCTTATTTTCACAAATTTAACCaaattcacgatttgtcatgcctaatatttgccagtttaaactaattgttcctattttttaaatagcatTACCCCAACCCCCATTCCCctcatttctaccacttttaagccaatattgacactttgaacaccttttaccactttttctgtcagtttttggctactccaatttgcaacttttaacgaatttctgtggtttttaaaatcccatttcaccacgtCTTCCTTTtcacctattttatttctgattaaaacaaggatttacatctttaacatgactatatactatggcccaaataatagtcaacttcctggataacagtggatattatttagataaataaataaatgtggttatcacaaattcatagactgactttatggatgggccccaaaaatctctcccctttactcccccttatagatggccctgtctccacatgactgttcttcaatgttcatgtctgtgttcaaccaccttcaggtacagtgggggtccccggtctctggaactttattttgggggtcgcgggctgaaaaggttaagAAACACTGGttaagaataatacaaattaatttaCATCCATATTATGTGCATGGAAGGGCATAAAACTTCTAAGGCATAAAGTAAGCATTATTAtggattttagtttttataaaatgttttaaaaaaaaaacatatatatatatatatatatatatatatatacagtatataatagtaataaattATTACtatgaaatttaaataaatgtacagtaaTTACTATCatgtattaataaaatcatattgAATCCCAGAGGAAAGAAACTatattttttgacaaatttagaattttttgtaCATATTCTATACATTTTCaactttcagaataaaactaCAGGTCTAAcaggacaaaacaatgcaatagcAACAACACATAAAGCTTTCCTGTAAGTAAATTTAATGACTCACAAAGAAAACTAAATCAGATTAAAACTTTATTTGAagcttcaaaaatacacatgcaTCAAAACTTTATTATCACAATTAGATTAAAGTGAAGACATTGAATTTTCGTTTGAATGGGAGTTTATTTCTATGCTACCATTTGCACAGCAGGGAATCCTGTGAGATTTTTAAAATCTATCAGTTATGCAAAACTCTCAAATttgctgattgttttttttcatttcttttttattgcattcATTTCTAACAAACGTACCCTGCTAGCAGTGACGTGTTGGGTTTTGTGGTCTTCGTGGCATAACTGCGCTCAAAGGGTTTTGTAATGGTCGGTCAGATGAATGCATGTATATTTACCATGGCTTAAGGAGACTGGAGCTTTAACTGCTCGGCTGGGATGCACGCATTGGTGGGATTAAAAAGACACTGATGGCGTTCGCTCTCGATCCGGTGACGTTAAGTAATTGATTCAATGCGGCGAGAGGCCAGCCTTCATCGCTATGtcatcctcttcctctgtttgctgatgatgtgtttcaatacatttttatcatCGGCGTTAAGAAATGTGACACAAGTTGTTTTTCAGCTGACTATGATTTTAAACCACAACATCAAACAGTTCCTCACTTGCAAATTCAACGTACAGACATATTGCACTcttattattaaaaatcaaacaatacCTTTTCTCTTTGTAAGATGATCTACTGTCCTGTCCTCCAAACCATTAGGTGGCAGTAATGTGTAGgtaaaattgtcttttttttttgttattaaatattatttttattgttcctGGTTTGAAACTATATTGTGTTTATATTAGGTTTGTTTATCATTTTGAACAAATTGTGTGACCATTTATCATTAAGCACTTGTAAAACGTGCTGAATATAAAAATGCAACCTTATCGGTcatataaaataaacagcaacttttttgcaacatttagcaacaaaccacgtttaaaaaaacttgtgggaatttttttatgttatttttgaccagatttacagcaatatttgtgaaatttgtgattttttttctcttaaaaataTGTCACTGTTAaagctaaatgtaaatgtaaatcttaaatctaaaagtcatgggtgaaactaaatatttagttacaATGTAAATTCATAAATTAAATTTcgattttacattttgattttacatttaacatttagattcaacatttaatatttaaatttagcatttagatttaacagtgacattatttttttacgagaaaaaaaaaatcacaaatttcacaaatattgctgtaaatctggacAAAAATAACgttaaaaaattcacatacgttttttaaacgtggtttgttgctaaatgttgcaaaaagttgctgtttattttagcatgtgcaactttacaatcataTTGGTCATGGCTTTTAAAGTTTACCAGACTTCATCCCTAATATGCTTAGAAATAATTTTTACAAACCTTAATCATaaattgttgttgtgtttttttcaggcctttctattttaatttttttttttatttgaatcatATTTTCGTTTTGGaattctttttagttttagtttaaattCAGTATGATAAACCAGTCTTGTGTCTTAACTTCACATACCGACATTACCTTAGGTTGATTTTCCATCATGCGGCGGTACCttaagtttttttaattcaaaatccAGGACTTTTAGTCAGAAACGTGTTCCTCGTCTAGTCAGAGTCGGTCAAAAGCTTCCCGGAATTTTCAGAAAGTCTGTGGTTCTCGTCCAGTTCCTGATGGAAACTATCCTCTGCCCACACTTGAAATAAACAGTCCACGTCTTTACATGACAATTAACCATTCGTCGTCATTATTTAACCGTGCATGGGAACACTGCAAAGTCCCAAACACATACAAGTCAAATAATCCAGACTTTAAGTGAAAAACGCTACAGATAGTGTAAATATTACCCTTAGTCTCAGTTTTAGTTTTCTGGTGAAATTATGTTGCCTTACTTTAGTCAATagaattttttaaactttcagtATTTTGCCAAtgagttaatttaaaaaaaatgaataaacctGTAGATTTAgtggaataaaataaattatgctTGTATATCATTTAACATGTCTTGGTATGTCCTTATATCGCCTTTCTCCCAAACTCATAATGAGAGACATTTTAGTTTCTCAgtcaattgtaaaaaaaaattgtttaaactttgtgcaTCATTTGGTTCAATTATTTGCaattttacataattttttaagaaaaaatataataatgaaaacGTACTTTGATTTTCATTACAACCACTTGAGTTTGAAtgcccccaaaaaacaaaatcaaaacgttttcaaaaattaaagaagatttaaataaatacaaataagtaAATCAGACCATGTGACGACAAATTATATCTACCAAAgatcaaatttaataaaacacaaaatacctgCTTCCAACTTTAAAGACCAAACCTAGTGCAACAAAAAGGCTAAAGCCAAAACACTGTTTTTAAGTCAGACAGCCCTTACTTTTCTCAGCATCTGATAAAAACCACAGGGAAGAAAGTGACTGACATATCTACCTCCTGTATCTGTAACTTAACTCTTAAAGTTTGTAAACGATGCGTCTGTTCAGGATTTCTGTTTCAGGGAACATCAGGTAAAAGCTAGAGATTAGATCAAAAGGGGAACCGTGTCTGTGTCTGATAGTCTAGGAAAAGAAGGACAGATGTTATCAGAGGTGTGGAAGTCACAGGTCCTGCTCGTGCATCTGCTGCTGCATCTTCTGGAGCATGTGCTGCATCCGCTTCAGCTGATCGACACACAGAGGGGATGAAAACAGAGAGGAAACAACAGGGGGAGGATGAGAGGCGGCTTACGTAACCACACATCTGGGTCATGGATTCGTCTCAGTTACGCAACACCTGCTGCATTATTTAGAACACTCACTTCCTCGTCCTTCTTTTTGATGAGCTTCTCCGTCTCCACGTCAGGTGCTGACAGCGGCAGGATGGGGATGGGACTCTCCACGCGCTTGTCTGCACTCATCTTACTGTGGACAGGAGAAGTAGTCAACCGCTGTCATGTGTGAAACATGTCAAAAACAATACGTGAATGGTTATTATGGTTATGTAAGCAGAGGatcacacaggcagcatcgggggcagctaaagggctgcaggggtcctcaggtaaagacaaaATTTTTCtggagactctgacatgaatgcacgtatcactcaGTAGTTTCTGTCCTGAGCAGCGGCTGCCGTCGTCGGCTTGTTCCCGCCAGAGAGCTGACAGAGGCGGCTGCACTGACCCTAGCAAGTGCTCAGCGCagtgacaaccatcactccgcacccagactgtaaaatgaattcaccttgaataagcttctttTAGGTTTACACGCAAATTATCctgtctgttctcactctccctctgacaccagtgtgtgtgtgtggggggcgaaCCCTGCACAGTCACGGAGTTCTGTGAGGATGCAAAGCAAAAGTGGTCCGTTCCTCCTCAGtatgtttgtgactttattctgttgcttctccacctcggtctgcctttttccgtTTGGTTTGCTGTATAACTGTTGCGTCTAACATTGTTATGGGGACTTCTGGTGGAAGGTCTGCCAATGCACGTTTAATACCGATGGGCCGTGAACGTGCATGACTTCattcgagcagccaatagaaatgcccaaaacagctcatggagcacacgtgtttgtagaaagatctctgattggctgacatccagcctCACAttaattctaaccctaaccctaatagAAGTTCACGTTCTATAATGGAATTTGCTATTGGACTAAACCCTCACTGACGTGGTTTGggaaatatcacacattttcactATATATTTTTGCAGTAAAACAGGTGGTCTAAAGCTGTGGTTGTCAACCATTTTCTGCCctcaacccccaaaataaaagtgccagagaccggggaaccccactgtacctgaaacagtaatgtggagacagggccatctataagggggaataaagcgGAGAGCtgtttggggtccatccataaagtcagcaaaatgatggtccattgttctaatCTGTGatgaccacatttatttatttacctgaataaaatccactgttatccaggaagtttagtattatttgtgtcatagtatatagtcatcttaaagatgtgaatcactgttttaatcagaaataaaatgggttaaaactgACCAAAAATAGTAGAAAAGGTGGCgcaataggattttaaaaaccacagaaattggttaaaagttgcaaattagagtggacaaaaacagacagaaaagggTTCAAAGCATCAATACTGgcttaaaaatggcagaaatgggggagggggggtagtggaaatagaatttaaaaagtacaaacaattagttcaaactatcaaataatgggcatgacaaatcgtggatgtggttaaattggcaaaaataagcataaattaaggtgaaaagaggttaaaagtgacaataatgagtcgtGTCTCACGACTCCAAATGGGATCCTGATCCCAAGGCTGAGAACAGCTGGACATCAAAACTTGTGTAATCTCAGTGTATGCTTGTTTTGGGGCATTTCTGCTGTGAATGAATATGAAATAATGACAACATACTTCAGGAAGTTAAATAGCCTGTAATGACATCTGATTAGGGAAAATTGACGAAACGAAACAGAAATATGTAGAGATGGGTAAACTCAGAAACAAAATTGGGGAAAGTTTGAAACGTAAAGTCAGAGGCTGCACAAATGTATCTATGTAGAGGTAAATAGTCTTACTTCCTATAATGACTCACCTGGTCATGGTCTGGATGCAGAGCGCTCTGTAGCTCTCGTAGTGACAGTCGCCGGTGACGTCTTTCATGTCGTGCATGTGAGTCCGCACCAGCATCGTCCTCAGCTTGACAAAGTCGCAGTGCTTCGGATTTTCCACTATAGAACACCGCAGGAACTGACATCAGGTCAAGACCGGAggaacaagaaaaaaagtgcGAACGCAGCAGTTCTTACCTTCCACGATGCCCCAGGGGTAAAGCCTCCCTCGGACACGCTGACCTCGAGCTTCCACCACTGTGTTACTGCCAATCACTGCGAACGGCGAGCTTTCCTGCGTcaccaacacacacaaagctcaGGACAAGAGCTCAAGGAGCTTATCAACACTCTAGAATGGGTACAGACCCAAGGCAATCAATGTGTGACGGTAAAGACTCGTGTTGAAAAGTTTGTAGGGGGTAAAGACTCTAGTTGGTGAGTGTGCGAATGATAAAGACTAGAGTTTGTGAGTGTGGGAATCGTAAAGACTGGAGTTGGTGAGTGTGGGAGTGATAAAGACTCGAGTTGGTGAGTTTGTAACTAAAAAAGACTTGAGTTGGTGAGTTTGCAACTAGAAAAGATTTGAGTTGGTGAGTTTGTAACTAGAAAAGACTCGAGTTTGTGAGTGTTGGAATGGTAAACACTAGAGTTTTTGAGTTTGTAACTAGAAAAGACTCAAGTTGGTCAGTGTGTGAATTGAAAGACTGGAGTTTGTGAATTGTAAATACTCATGCTGTTGGGTGTGGGaattgtatgtatgtttgtaacTAGTAATGACTCAAGTTCACGATTGTGTGCAAGTAAGGACTGAGAGTTGTGTGGTAAGTGTGCATATTTGTAACTAGTAAAGACTCGAGTTGGTGACTGTGAATCATAAAAACTGGAGTTTATGAGTCTGTGAATCAAAAATATGGGAATAGAGGCTTCAACTGGCGAGTGTTTGAATGGTGAAGACTTGATTTGGTGGGTGTAAGTAAGTACGTAAAGACTCAAACTGGCAAAAGACTCCGAGATGATCAAAGACTTGCTGAGTGTATGAAATCTTTCCCTGCTTTTCTATCGATAGTTTTACACTTTGTGAATCGTCTCACCTTCAGCTCTCTGTCCTGCTGCTTGAACTCCTCGTCCTCGTCTGAATCACAGTTGGGGAACTGATAGATCTTTATCCCGTACTTATCGATCTCTTCCCTCAGCTTGtgagcaaacacaaaaaacacatgaaaaaaacacCATACTCTACTTACTCCCACGGAGAGCCAGGAATTAACCGAGATGTTCAGGACAGTGTGAGTCACGCAGCGGCTGGCTCAGTTATAGAAAGACTATTGCCTGTTTTCAGGTTTGGGATAAGCAAACTCGTTGATCGTATGATGTGCTCACCCGATCTTTGAGCTTCTTGATCTCCACTGGTGTGAGGCAGTCAGCCTTAGCGATGAGAGGAACAACGTTCACTTTGTCCTGCAGGGCCTTCATGAACTCAATGTCGACCGGTCGGAGCCTGCAGGATGACGTGAGCTTCAGTGAGTACACACACATTCatggtgtgtggatgtgtgtgcatgtgttaccCGTGTCCGAACGGCGGGATAAAGTACAGGCAGCAGTGCACTCGATTGTCTTGGATGTTCTTGCGGTTGAGTCCGCTCTCGTCTCTGAAGTACTGCTCGAACTGTTGGTCGATGTAGTCGGTCACCGGCCTCCaactgggacacacacacacacatcagaagaCTAACATGAAATACAAATCTGATACTCCTGTTAAAATTAATGATTGATAACAGAAGAATGTGTAATCTCCATTTCAAAATTTACCCATTTTCGTTTCAGTTTTGACTGATTAGATGTGATTACAGCAGTCATTAACAGCAGACAGAGACAACAGGCGACCCGGGGGCAACATGCaaccctcggtctaattttgtgcggcccccaaaacaaaactgTAATTCTTGAAGTTTAAATCAATATAAAGTGCAACATAAcgcacaaaactacagaaacacagaaaacgacagcaaaatgcacaaaatgccaaccaaagtacacaaaatgataacaaagacacactaaacaaccacttaaacactaaatgacaacaaaaacaacaacatatagaaaatgatttcaaagacaaagacaaaaaatataacaaaaacaagcaaaaaataatTCACCATATTGGAACTTCCGGGCGCAGCCGCAAAAATGACAGCTTAAAAGTTTCATTCCTCCGACAGTTGGTGCTGAACTTGACAAACGCTACTTTAACTAACGCAAAAAGATCGATGAGGGCAAGATGTGGACGCGGGACAGGCAGACTAAGATGAAAcccaagaaaaacacagaccgTCAACTCACAGGATGGCGTTGGCCATGAATGCtcacaagctaatgctaactgcaGTCCACTAGCTAATACTGacatggaagaagaagaagacgtcAAGGTCAGTCTACACACAATACTGGCAGAAATAAAAAGTTCCCGTCAAGACAACAAGCAGCAACTCTGACAGATTAAAGATGAGATCAGCAAGGCAAAGTTGAGACTTGATGAGGCGAAGGAACGTATTCTGAGACTCACTTGCTTAACAATCTGACCAAGAGGGAAGATCCAGATGAAACAACATCAGGATCAATTCTATGGAGGAGGGGTCTGAGAACAAGTCTCCGTTGATGATACATTTCATTGAGGAACTGTTAAAACGTTGCCCTAGGATATCCAGATCGAGCGGGCACACCAAGCGCTGGGTCCGACACCATGAGAAGGGGCTCTCTCAAGGTCGATTGTTGTTATATTTCAAAGCTACAGAATGAAGGACGATATCCTATGGACAGTGTGGCAGATAAAGGGATTTACCTGGAAAGGTGCGCAAGTCAATTTTGAGAATGACTATGCACCGAGTGTGCTCAAAAGAAGACACGAATATGCAAAAGCAAAGAAAGTGCTGAAGGAAAAGGGGATTCGCTTCCAGACGCCCTTCCCAGCCAGACTTTGAGTTTTCTAACTGGTCGGAACCCGTATGTACAGCTCTGCAGGAGGAAGAGATGGAGGAGATGGCAAAGAAGGCATTACAGGTTACTGTGCTTAAACCACCCGAGAACCTTCTGGAGCAGAACAGGCTGACATGGACGGTCAGCGGCGGACGAAGACAGACCCAGGGTCGTAAACAAAGAGGATCAACTTACAGGACAGGCTCCAGAATCAGCTGGAGCTCATCACAGGAAGACCAAGACAAGGCTGAGTAGACAATGAACACAATGGCCGTATTTGGGGGAATATATGTTTTGTTTGGAAGCTGCTATTTCCCCCCAGGAGTGAcggaaactttttattttatttcctttttcctcttatttAAAGGATTAGTCAGATGCctttgatttaaaattagatggtgacatgtgtttttcttgttgcaattttaatctttattatgaaaacccaaaatgatgGCAATTAATAACTATGTTGGgagattgtttttcttttatggaCTGTATTTGCACCGCCTGGGTAAGACTTATGGTAATACCATGGCGACTGAGGGCCCTTTCAGGAACAAGAGGTCTTCCCTCAGGGAGGCTGCAGTCCAACAACTTACACAGGGCCCTTCTATGAACCCCACCTATCAAAGTTCTATTGAACATttgatgatgttgatgatgaaggTTCACAACTTAACTagttattttgttcttttgttcacTGCAGTTCAGAACAGCATGGGAGCTGTCACACAAACTCTATTGAGAAATCTTAAGAGGATAATGCTATAAAGATACTTTCCTATAATGTAAATGGTATCCATAACCCGATCAAGAGAAGGAAAATCATTTCAAAGTTGAGAAGGGAGCAGATGCAGGTGGTATTTCTACAGGAAACGCATTTAACTGAGAAGAGGAggctttaaacacatttaactcCTATAAATCTGTGTGTAGAAGAGGTTCTGCTATCTTTATCTCAAACCAAGTTCAATAACAACATATCTCAGAAATTAAGGATAGGAAGGGTCGATATATAATGACCATAGGGTGGATTGAAGGGGTTTTGTTAACACTATTTAGTACACAGTATATGCTCCTCCAGGAAGTGATTGGCAATTTTATCAAAGATTATTCCATATTATACTGTATCAACAGAATCTCATGGGTTGCTTGTATGTGGAGGTGATATGAACATAAAATTAACGAGGATGGACTCATCTGGTACCAGCAGAGGTCACAATATACCTATGATCGaaacaataaattatattatagAGGAAATTGGTAATATTGATGTTTGGAGGGTTCTCAACCCAACTAACCGCGTCTACGCCTACTATTCAGCACCAAAATCCACATATTCGAGATTAGACTATTTcttcatattaaaaaaagaccaaTCTAAAATCAGATGATGTGATATTGGAATGATTGACATATCTGAACACTCAccaataaaaatggtaaaaacaacACTGTGGAGATTAAACTCAAACATACTAAATAATGCCCAGGCAAAATTAGGATTACAAAAAGAGAtggaaatgtacaaaaatggaGAAGTTTCCCCTCTTTTAGTACCTATAGTTTGGGATGGTTACAAAGCGGTGTTGAGGGGGAAAACTATTTCCTACTCCTCATTACTAAAGAAGCGTAGACAAGAGAAACTCAATGATTTAAATCATCAActtaaaaatgttcagaaacAACACAAGGATAAAGTGAGACCAAATAATGaaggggaaattaaaaaatgtcaaaatgagaTAGTTGAAATTTATTCAGaggaaattaaaaatatttctaaaacaaGGACATTATGAGGCAGGTAGTAAAGCATTGAAATTATTAGCTGATAAGTTGAGGAAGCAGGAGGCTGATATTACCAtcactaaaataaaatgttctcgaacaaagaaaatacagtataaactgGAAGAGATCCAACAAAGCTTTGAAGAATATTACAAGAATTTATCCTCAcaaccaaaattaaataacgTAAATGAAATAGAGAATTTCTTGAAACATTGGATGTGCCTACAGTTACACAggaccaaaataaaacagaaattaaGTAGCAGAAATAACTGACAAAGAGGTGAAGGTAGCAACAATATCAAGGCCAAAACCACATAAAAGTCCTGGTTCAGATGGCTTTTCGGCCAAGTAGTATAAATGTATTAAGGATCAATTAATCCCAAAATGACATCACATATGTAATTGGGCACTCAAAAAGGGAGAGACCCCCCCCATATAGGGCAGCTataatttcagtaattccaAAAGAAGGTAAAGACTGTGAACATTTTAAGCAAGATTTAAAATTTGCGTCTTTTCTCCCACCCGTTTCCAGAGAAAAATAGCAAATAAATGCGTAATATCATCCTCAAAAATGCATGTGAGGGTATATTCTATCTCATATTTCAATCTTCACTTGAATTTtgcttaaaataaaaagttttgaaagtaataatgataacattttcatttcagaAGTAAATTACGTAATCTGTCCATTTTTTGTGATCACTGACAATCAGAAGCTTGAAGAACATCTTCCTCCAGCTTGTCTAACTCTGCTTTAATCGATCAGATCTCTGATTAAAACGTTACCATTGCGTGTTGTTGACGGCGTCTCCAAAGCCAGGCGTGTCCACGATGGTCAGCTTCAGCTTCACTCCTTTCTCCTCGATGTCCACCGTGTGTTTGGTGATTTCCACCGTCTGATGGATCCGCTCTGAAGGAATTACCATGAAGAATTCTTAGTGGCGTCACACAGATGGGGATTATTATCACCCTGTCCTAGAGTCCTTAACTTCTACGCCCAATAACCAATTACAAAATGATCATTTGTTTTTACCAAATTGTGACTTAAAAATTAGATTACAAAAGCCCTAAAACAGCATGAGTTACACATTTCTAATCTTTACGTGTGACTGTGGCTCAGGCGTCGTCTTCTGATGGTAAAGTTGAGGGATTTGTgttgtcatatactgtatttttgctgagatttcatttatttttgttgacattttgcatatttgtgttgatattttgtgtatttttgttgacattttgtgttattcttgttgacattttgtgtatttttgttgagtttttgttgccttttgtgtactttttttagtattgtctttatgtgtgtttttgtcgcaATTTATGTTGTGGATTTTTggagttttgtgttttgtgtgtttttggggcaCACTTTATACATTCCTGTTATTTTGGAGGTatgctacgaagctagataattatatcctggattaatctccccttaggcttcacctaaccaaacattccctgtcagagagaagctgtcctacgacgGTCGGTAACAACACGCTGATTTAAGCCAAGCGTTTTCAGCCTGGGTACGTGAGTGCTCCCATAAACGGgttggagattgcagcgtctgaccaatcaatatAGAAACCTGGCAGAGCAACCTGGccaaccaggttagtcgttcagcctaagttaccgtgATGATTTCGCTGCGTAAGATATTAGCGAGCTTTGTAGGACAgtacacactgattaaatcccggaagttagtgcAATAAGAGGTACTCTAGCTTCGTAGCATTCCCCATTTGTGTTTATCAagttgtttttatatgttttttgttgttttgtatagttttttgttgttgttttgtattgtattgttttttgttgttgtttccgtATTATCATTATGATAATTTTAGGGGGTTATTCTATGCAGCcgctgtttcatattccttccataTGCCGTCATTGTTTGGGCTTCTTTCCATGCGAGGGGAAAGGAAACTTGAAAATTAACCGGTTCACAGATGGCAAATGTGCGTTCCTTCCTCTCAGACTGGGAATGAACTCCAGTCCAAGGTAATTTTAGGTTAGCTAAGCACATAGCAGCGCTGgctgagcagggtcaaagggtaaaggggcggggctatgttATTGGACATCACTCACCTTCAGCGTTCAGCAGCTTTCTGTCCTTATGGAGGTCAGTGAGGAAAAGGCTGTTCACCAGCGTGGATTTACCCAGACCAGACTCACCtgagaaacagacagacacacacacacacgtaaaaaaaaaaaaaaaaaaacaataaaaaaaggcg
It includes:
- the septin5b gene encoding septin 5b isoform X3, yielding MVAGESGLGKSTLVNSLFLTDLHKDRKLLNAEERIHQTVEITKHTVDIEEKGVKLKLTIVDTPGFGDAVNNTQCWRPVTDYIDQQFEQYFRDESGLNRKNIQDNRVHCCLYFIPPFGHGLRPVDIEFMKALQDKVNVVPLIAKADCLTPVEIKKLKDRLREEIDKYGIKIYQFPNCDSDEDEEFKQQDRELKESSPFAVIGSNTVVEARGQRVRGRLYPWGIVEVENPKHCDFVKLRTMLVRTHMHDMKDVTGDCHYESYRALCIQTMTSKMSADKRVESPIPILPLSAPDVETEKLIKKKDEELKRMQHMLQKMQQQMHEQDL
- the septin5b gene encoding septin 5b isoform X2 — protein: MHVFTADLEKEYVGFATLPNQLHRKSVKKGFDFTLMVAGESGLGKSTLVNSLFLTDLHKDRKLLNAEERIHQTVEITKHTVDIEEKGVKLKLTIVDTPGFGDAVNNTQCWRPVTDYIDQQFEQYFRDESGLNRKNIQDNRVHCCLYFIPPFGHGLRPVDIEFMKALQDKVNVVPLIAKADCLTPVEIKKLKDRLREEIDKYGIKIYQFPNCDSDEDEEFKQQDRELKESSPFAVIGSNTVVEARGQRVRGRLYPWGIVEVENPKHCDFVKLRTMLVRTHMHDMKDVTGDCHYESYRALCIQTMTSKMSADKRVESPIPILPLSAPDVETEKLIKKKDEELKRMQHMLQKMQQQMHEQDL
- the septin5b gene encoding septin 5b isoform X1 → MTANSRYRSRAPRTDDGEEKEYVGFATLPNQLHRKSVKKGFDFTLMVAGESGLGKSTLVNSLFLTDLHKDRKLLNAEERIHQTVEITKHTVDIEEKGVKLKLTIVDTPGFGDAVNNTQCWRPVTDYIDQQFEQYFRDESGLNRKNIQDNRVHCCLYFIPPFGHGLRPVDIEFMKALQDKVNVVPLIAKADCLTPVEIKKLKDRLREEIDKYGIKIYQFPNCDSDEDEEFKQQDRELKESSPFAVIGSNTVVEARGQRVRGRLYPWGIVEVENPKHCDFVKLRTMLVRTHMHDMKDVTGDCHYESYRALCIQTMTSKMSADKRVESPIPILPLSAPDVETEKLIKKKDEELKRMQHMLQKMQQQMHEQDL